The genomic DNA CACCGCTGGCCTCGGCCTTCAGCTCGTGCTGGGCGGCCAGTCCAATGGCCAGCACGGCCACCGAACTGCTCAGCAGCGCCGCCCCCTCAGCGGTGTAGCCCCGCCGACCCAGCGCGGCGATCTCGTCGGCGAGCAGCTGGGCGCCGGCTTCCCCGCGCGGGAACAGCACCTGCATGTAGGTGGCCAGGCCGGGATTGGTCAGGGTGAAGCGGTGCAGGCTGACCCCGAAGGCCAGGAGATGTTCTTCGACGGATCTGGCCGGGGCGTCGACGAATTCGAGCTCGGTGAGCAGGCTCTCCCCGACCAGGCGTTCGAGTTCCCAGCGCCCGCTGATGTGGCGGTACAGCGCGGTCGCCGAGACCCCCAGCCGGGCGGCCACGGCGTTGATGCTGAGGTTGCGCATGCCGAGCTCGCGACCCGCGGTGACAATGTCGGACACCGCGATGAGCGGCGGGCGTCCTCCCACGCGCGCGGGGGCACCGGATCTGGCCACGACCACCTCCACAGGAAAGTTACCCCCACAAACTAAGGGTCACCTTAGTGATCGTCAACCCGTCCGTTATAAAAGAGCGTTTGCTCTGTTATTGTGGCGAGGTGCCACGCCCTCGCGTCTACGACCCGGATTCGGTGCTCGACGCCGCAGAAGCCCTGGCCGTGCACTCAGGGCCGGCGTCGGTGACGATCCGGGCGATCAGCGATGCGGCCGGGCTCTCCAACGGCGCGCTGTATCACTCCTTCGGTTCGCGGGCCGGCCTGCTCGGCCAGGCCTGGCTCCGCGCCGGCCGCCGGTTCCTGGCGCTGCAGCGTGAACTGGTCGACGCGGCACGCCGCGGTGTCGATGCGATCGCGGCCGCCGCCTACGCGCCGGTGATCTTCGCCGAACAGCACCCGGCCTCGGCGCGACTCCTTCTGCAGATCCGACGCGAGCAGATACTCGGCGACGACCTGCCCGCAGAATTGGCCGAGCAGGCCCACGAGCTCGAAAAACAGTTGGTGGAGTTGATGATCGAACTCTCGATGGCCACCTGGGAACGGCGCGACCGGGCCGCCGTGGACACCGTGACGACGTGCATCGTCGACCTGCCGACCGCCATCCTGCTGCACCGCAACCGCCTCGCCGACCCGACCGCCCGAGCCCACCTCAATGCCGCCGTGGCGGCCGTACTGGCGGTGGGACCCGCCCCCAACTACGCCCCGAAACAACCCCTCAAGAAAGGCATCTCATGACCCCCACCCTGGATTACGACGGCGATATCGCCATCCTCGACCTGGGCGACGACGAGAATCGGTTCTCCCCCGATTTCCTCGATGCGGTCGACGAGCTACTCGACGCTGTCCTGGCCAAGGGCGCACACGGCCTGGTGACGACGGCCGACAGCAAGTTCTATTCCAACGGGCTTGATCTGGATTGGCTTGGCGCCCACAGTGATCAGGGCGAATGGTACGTCGGCCGGGTACAGGGCCTGTTGGCGCGGGTGCTGACGTTCCCGATCCCGACGGCGGCCGCCGTGGTCGGCCATGCCTTCGGTGCCGGCGCGATGCTGGCCATCGCCCACGATTTCCGGGTGATGCGCGACGACCGCGGCTTCTTCTGCTTCCCCGAGGTGGACATCCGGATTCCGTTCACCCTGGGAATGGCCGCGCTGATCCAGGCCAAACTCACCCCGCAGGCGGCTGTCGCCTCGATGACCACCGGCCGCCGGTTCGGCGGGATCGATGCCCAGACCCACGGACTGGTCGAGGCCACTGCCCCCGAGGGTGCGGTGACCACGACGGCCACTTCGCTGCTACGCCCGTTGAGCGGCAAGGACTCCGGCACCCTCGGCGCGATCAAGCAGGTCATGTTCGGCCCTGCCGTCCAGGCGCTGACGTCCGCCCAGCCCGAGGCCGGAAACTAGACCGGAAGGACCGTGCCGGTCTCCTGCTCGGCGAATTCGACGACGCGGGCGGCGATTTCGTAGTCGCAGGCTACCGCCGACCGCCCGATCAGTACGGGCCCGCCGCGGAGTCCGAATCGGCCCTCGACACCGACATAGCTTCCGGGCGGGATCGGTTCGCTCAGGCAGTACAGCGTGGGTGCGGCCCCGGCGTCGATGTCGTTGGCGAGCACATCGGCCACTGCCTTGACGCCGCGTTGTATCGCCGCCATCAACGGTTTGTCGGAGACGTTCGGCAGGTTGGAAGCGACCCAGCCCGGGTGCGTGAGTTGAGTGATCACTGGCGAATTGGCGGCCCGTAAGCGTCGGTCGAGCTCAAGGCCCCACAACATGACGGCCAGCTTCGACCGGCCGTAGGCACCCATCACCGTCCACTTCTGGTGACGCAGGTGCATGTCGTCGAGCCGCAGCGTCGCGGACTTGTGTGCTTCCGAGCCGACGTTGACGATCTGCGTCCGGACCCGGTCGAACAGCAGGTTCGTCAGGGCGAAGGGACCGAGCAGGTTTGTGCCGATCGTCATCTCGAAACCGTCGACGGTGTCGGTCCGATGCTGGGTGAGCGCGCCGGCGTTGTTGATCAGGATGTCGACATCGCCGTCGAGGCGTCCGGGAAAGGCGCGCACCGACGACAGATCAGCGAGGTCGAGTTCGATCACCTCGGTGGATCCGCCGATCTCCGCCGAACGTTGTGCGCCCAGCGCGGGGTTACGGACGGCGAGGATCACGTGTGCGCCGGCGCGCGCCAGTGCCGAGGCCGTGCCGAGGCCGACCCCGTTGGTTGCCCCGGTCACGATGATGCGCGTGCCGGTGAGGTCGCCGAGACGGCCAGGCGTCCAATGTGTGTTCATGACAGGGTGATCATCCCGGCAAGCTCATGCCGGGATGGTCACCGCGGGGTGTCAGTTGCCCCAGCCGCGCTGGCCGTCCCAGCCACCGCAGATACCGTTGATGCAGCCATGGCCGAAGCCACCCTGGGCCGGGTTCCAGCCACCGCAGCCGTTCCAGCCAGGACCGCTGTCGCAGCCACCACCACCGCCGGCGTCACCGCCGCCGCTGGGTTGAGCACTGATCGTCGGGGCGGGCGCATCAGTCATAAGGGCGGCGGTCGGTCCTGCTGCAATCGCCACCGCGGCTCCCGCTACGAACACTGATCCCATGAGTTTTCGTATGGTTAGCATGACTCCATACTCCTCTCCTGTGAGCCTCCTGCCAAGTGATGTGATCAAGCCCGCGTGTAGCGCAGCATCGTCACACCGGTCCCAGCAAAGGCGTCCGGGTACTCGCAGAAAACGGGCTTCACGCGCATTCCGACGCGGAGCTCCTCGGGTGCGACGTCAACCAATTCGGTGGAGAACCGCGGACCCTCATCCCATTCGACTATCGCCGGTATTTGCGGAACCGCGTCAGCGAAATGCGGGCCCACGGGGCGGCGGGCCACGGTGTACGTGTACAGCGTGCCCATCCCCGAGATCTCCCGCCATTCAAGGTCATCGGCGAGGGTGCGGGGTGCGAGCACCCGGGGATAGAACACGTAGGCCTGCGTCGACGGC from Mycobacterium sp. DL440 includes the following:
- a CDS encoding TetR/AcrR family transcriptional regulator, with translation MARSGAPARVGGRPPLIAVSDIVTAGRELGMRNLSINAVAARLGVSATALYRHISGRWELERLVGESLLTELEFVDAPARSVEEHLLAFGVSLHRFTLTNPGLATYMQVLFPRGEAGAQLLADEIAALGRRGYTAEGAALLSSSVAVLAIGLAAQHELKAEASGGDDFVLERDAAAERLAGDAALGPVHTAGMQLSSPQYLELLMTALIRGLLASVVPGRPITDIVAELTAKGEDR
- a CDS encoding TetR/AcrR family transcriptional regulator, encoding MPRPRVYDPDSVLDAAEALAVHSGPASVTIRAISDAAGLSNGALYHSFGSRAGLLGQAWLRAGRRFLALQRELVDAARRGVDAIAAAAYAPVIFAEQHPASARLLLQIRREQILGDDLPAELAEQAHELEKQLVELMIELSMATWERRDRAAVDTVTTCIVDLPTAILLHRNRLADPTARAHLNAAVAAVLAVGPAPNYAPKQPLKKGIS
- a CDS encoding enoyl-CoA hydratase-related protein, whose translation is MTPTLDYDGDIAILDLGDDENRFSPDFLDAVDELLDAVLAKGAHGLVTTADSKFYSNGLDLDWLGAHSDQGEWYVGRVQGLLARVLTFPIPTAAAVVGHAFGAGAMLAIAHDFRVMRDDRGFFCFPEVDIRIPFTLGMAALIQAKLTPQAAVASMTTGRRFGGIDAQTHGLVEATAPEGAVTTTATSLLRPLSGKDSGTLGAIKQVMFGPAVQALTSAQPEAGN
- a CDS encoding SDR family NAD(P)-dependent oxidoreductase translates to MNTHWTPGRLGDLTGTRIIVTGATNGVGLGTASALARAGAHVILAVRNPALGAQRSAEIGGSTEVIELDLADLSSVRAFPGRLDGDVDILINNAGALTQHRTDTVDGFEMTIGTNLLGPFALTNLLFDRVRTQIVNVGSEAHKSATLRLDDMHLRHQKWTVMGAYGRSKLAVMLWGLELDRRLRAANSPVITQLTHPGWVASNLPNVSDKPLMAAIQRGVKAVADVLANDIDAGAAPTLYCLSEPIPPGSYVGVEGRFGLRGGPVLIGRSAVACDYEIAARVVEFAEQETGTVLPV
- a CDS encoding Zn-ribbon domain-containing OB-fold protein, which produces MTGFTRPMPVKTPTSAPFWDALAQNRIVIQYSPSTQAYVFYPRVLAPRTLADDLEWREISGMGTLYTYTVARRPVGPHFADAVPQIPAIVEWDEGPRFSTELVDVAPEELRVGMRVKPVFCEYPDAFAGTGVTMLRYTRA